Within the Dialister hominis genome, the region TCGTCCGTCCCTTTGATGCGGAGAAGTATGACTACGTCCCGATCGGCCCCGAAGCCCGCTTCTGCGCCGCCATGAGGACAGACGACCCTCTGGCACAGAAGGAACATGTCACAAAAGAAGATCTTGCAGGAAAGAAACTCGTCCTCATAAGCCGCGGAGAACTCAATGCGGATATCCGGAGCTGGCTGGGAGACGTCTGTGAGACAATCCAGACGCCCATCCACTGCGACCTTGGCGCGAATTCCTCCCTCTTTGCCAAGAGGAAAGGACTCTATATCATCACGACAGAAGGCACCATGCCGCTTGTCGACGACCGCATCGTCAAGTACGTCCCGCTCTACCCGGAAATGCGCATCCAGACAGTCGTAGCATGGAAAAGAGGCCAGCCCTTCGGACGCGCCGCCCAGGCCTTCATCGAATTCCTCAAGGAAGAACTGGGAGAAAAATAAAAGAATAAAAGAGGCTGTGGGAATGTGACATCATTTCTACAGCCTCTTTTTACATGCCTCGGCTTCCACTATTCATTTTATGTATGGATGAGTCATGAAAATGGGCATTGGATATGATTTCCTTCTTCTTCTACAATACAGATAAAGAGAGCGTCACAAGCGCTGGAGGAGGAATCATGAAGAAATATATTTTAGCCGCCGTCCTTCTGCTTGGCATGGCAGGAGCTGCGGGTGTGAGCTACGGGAGCGGCTCGACGGAGGATCTGATGGCTCCGATCGCTTATACAGACTGGGAAATAGGAAAATCCAAACCGACGACAGGAAATCTCGTCGCTGTAAGGGATATGAACACGGCGGTCCCGGCCGCTGTGCCACCCGCCTGCCCAAGCCAGAAGAAAGTATGCAGTGGAAAATAGCGTAAAAAAGAGCTGTGACAAAATGGGAAATCATTTTGCCACAGCTCTTTTTTGCGTCTTTATTTCATCATTTTTAGCTCTGCTGTAAGCCTTTTACGTAAAAATGCGCGTAAGCCCCCTTACCCCCATAAGACTTTTAATTATATTGTCTTAGGCGGCAATCCTTATACGCATTATTTTTGTGATGTATTTCCTTAAATTATAGCCAAGTGCTACCAGGTATAACTCGGCTTTTACAGAATCTATCCCTTTTCTGACGATTCTTTTGTACCATCTGTCATGTTTCATGATTCCAAAAGTTCCTTCAGCCTGGATTGACCGGTTCATTCTTAGCAGGGCTCCATGGATGCTTTCCAGATTATCCTGAACCTCCTGGTACATGTTATTCCGTTCTCTGCTCAATGAGATTCTTTTGTTCTTCGGGGTCTTTTTACATTGCTCTGCCAGCGGGCATCCTTGGCAGTCTTCGCATTCAAATACTTCCTCCTGCCTGCCGTATAAGTTCCCTCTGACCAGATGTCTATAGATAAATTTGAAAGCCCTGTCATTTGGACAAC harbors:
- a CDS encoding LysR family transcriptional regulator — encoded protein: MEIRVLKYFLTVAREGSITRAAEILHVTQPTLSRQILELERETGVKLLDRGSRHVSLTSDGLLLKRRAEEIVDLVDKTEKELSGNKTVEGTVNCAGGELLVMDHFSDLIMRFQEKHPLVRFDINTDITGRVNEKMDSGLIDTAIFVRPFDAEKYDYVPIGPEARFCAAMRTDDPLAQKEHVTKEDLAGKKLVLISRGELNADIRSWLGDVCETIQTPIHCDLGANSSLFAKRKGLYIITTEGTMPLVDDRIVKYVPLYPEMRIQTVVAWKRGQPFGRAAQAFIEFLKEELGEK